From the Kogia breviceps isolate mKogBre1 chromosome 15, mKogBre1 haplotype 1, whole genome shotgun sequence genome, one window contains:
- the DRG1 gene encoding developmentally-regulated GTP-binding protein 1 → MSSTLAKIAEIEAEMARTQKNKATAHHLGLLKARLAKLRRELITPKGGGGGGPGEGFDVAKTGDARIGFVGFPSVGKSTLLSNLAGVYSEVAAYEFTTLTTVPGVIRYKGAKIQLLDLPGIIEGAKDGKGRGRQVIAVARTCNLILIVLDVLKPLGHKKIIENELEGFGIRLNSKPPNIGFKKKDKGGINLTATCPQSELDAETVKSILAEYKIHNADVTLRSDATADDLIDVVEGNRVYIPCIYVLNKIDQISIEELDIIYKVPHCVPISAHHRWNFDDLLEKIWDYLKLVRIYTKPKGQLPDYTSPVVLPYSRTTVEDFCMKIHKNLIKEFKYALVWGLSVKHNPQKVGKDHTLEDEDVIQIVKK, encoded by the exons ATGAGCAGCACTTTAGCTAAGATCGCGGAGATCGAAGCCGAG ATGGCTCGGACACAAAAGAACAAGGCCACAGCACACCATCTAGGGCTGCTTAAGGCTCGCCTTGCTAAGCTTCGCAGGGAACTCATTACTCcaaaaggtggtggtggtggtggaccAGGAGAAG GATTTGACGTTGCCAAGACAGGTGATGCTCGAATTGGGTTTGTGGGTTTTCCATCTGTGGGGAAGTCAACACTGCTTAGTAACCTGGCAGGGGTATATTCCGAGGTGGCAGCCTATGAGTTCACTACTCTGACCACTGTACCTGGTGTCATCAGATACAAAGGTGCCAAGATCCAG CTTCTGGATCTCCCAGGTATCATTGAGGGTGCCAAGGATGGGAAAGGTAGAGGCCGTCAAGTCATTGCAG TGGCCAGAACGTGTAACTTGATCTTGATTGTTCTGGATGTCCTGAAACCCTTGGGACATAAGAAGATAATAGAAAATGAGCTGGAAGGCTTTGGCATTCGCTTGAACAGCAAACCCCCCAACATTGGCTTTAAGAAGAAGGATAAAGGAGGCATTAATCTCACAGCCACT TGCCCTCAGAGTGAACTGGATGCTGAAACTGTGAAGAGCATTCTGGCTGAATACAAAATCCATAATGCTGATGTGACTCTGCGTAGTGATGCCACAGCAGATGACCTCATTGACGTGGTGGAAGGAAACAG AGTCTATATCCCCTGTATCTATGTGTTAAATAAGATTGATCAGATCTCCATTGAGGAATTGGATATCATCTATAAGGTGCCTCACTGTGTACCCATCTCTGCACATCACCGCTGGAATTTTGATGACCTGTTGGAAAAGATCTGGGACTATCTGAAACTAGTGAGGAT TTACACCAAACCCAAAGGCCAGTTGCCAGATTACACATCCCCAGTGGTGCTTCCTTACTCCAGGACCACGGTGGAGGATTTCTGCATGAAGATTCACAAAAATCTTATCAAAGAATTTAAATA TGCTCTGGTGTGGGGTCTCTCTGTGAAACACAATCCTCAAAAAGTGGGTAAAGACCATACGTTGGAGGAcgaggatgtcattcagattgtGAAGAAGTGA